In a genomic window of Prosthecobacter sp. SYSU 5D2:
- the lnt gene encoding apolipoprotein N-acyltransferase has product MPALSRFSRFLLPLLSGGLLTLAFPGMNLEIAAWIWLFPLLFLLWPMAEREGKKASSPFLSGWLAGLAFWIPNLAWLRHSSRVVGGARDDTWIGWGPELLGFAAVFGLALYCALYFGIWSWIVARFAKPDFKKLANAPWQISTWHSLRCAFIAAAAWSGLEWVRSYFPFSGFGWNGLGVALHQNVLLIQIADVVGVMGLSFLPVFVACTAWNTVSRMIMVYRGQGQCRSRLDFTFAMVLVLSIAGYGALRLGEKCKEETVTVRTVLVQPNVAQVDSWSGELGPQIYKRLHDFTRLYAEARDGVTQTDLVIWPESALPVHLYGLADHRPYFDELLGLGDYSLLTGTELHEPGQRGHVSAVLFRGGYNQRQEYNKIHLVAFGEYLPLRNIPPFSFLKGVLPGDFDPGTKAEPFLLEKPQVQLIPLICFEDTVGRMARRFVRPAPQMLVNITNDGWFLQSVETEVHLANAKFRSIELRRPMVRAANTGITCFIDTYGQVTSHLHDPVTGNTFIEGCLPGEVQVSKAGILTFYARYGDVFCIAMLALTGVFMALQFRRKKAAV; this is encoded by the coding sequence ATGCCCGCGCTGTCCCGCTTTTCCCGCTTCCTCCTCCCTCTGCTCAGCGGCGGCTTGCTCACCCTTGCCTTTCCAGGGATGAATCTGGAAATCGCCGCGTGGATCTGGCTGTTCCCGCTGTTGTTCCTGCTCTGGCCCATGGCGGAACGGGAGGGCAAAAAAGCCTCTTCCCCCTTTCTCTCCGGCTGGCTGGCAGGTCTCGCCTTTTGGATTCCCAACCTCGCCTGGCTGCGCCATTCCTCGCGGGTGGTTGGCGGTGCCAGGGATGATACGTGGATAGGCTGGGGACCGGAATTGCTCGGATTCGCCGCAGTCTTCGGCCTGGCGCTTTATTGCGCCCTCTACTTCGGCATCTGGTCCTGGATCGTCGCCCGCTTTGCCAAACCGGACTTCAAAAAACTGGCCAATGCTCCCTGGCAGATCAGCACCTGGCATTCCCTGCGCTGCGCCTTCATCGCCGCCGCCGCCTGGTCCGGCCTGGAGTGGGTCCGCAGCTACTTTCCCTTCTCCGGTTTTGGCTGGAACGGCCTCGGCGTGGCCCTTCATCAAAACGTGTTGCTCATCCAGATTGCCGATGTCGTGGGCGTCATGGGCCTGTCTTTCCTTCCCGTCTTCGTCGCCTGCACAGCCTGGAATACCGTCTCCCGCATGATCATGGTCTATCGCGGACAGGGCCAGTGCCGCTCCCGTCTGGACTTCACCTTTGCCATGGTTCTGGTCCTCAGCATCGCCGGATACGGCGCGCTGAGACTGGGTGAAAAGTGCAAAGAGGAAACCGTCACCGTCCGCACCGTCCTGGTGCAGCCGAATGTCGCCCAGGTGGATTCCTGGTCAGGCGAGCTCGGCCCGCAGATCTACAAACGCCTCCACGACTTCACCCGCCTTTATGCAGAAGCGCGCGATGGCGTCACCCAGACCGATCTGGTCATCTGGCCGGAGAGCGCCCTCCCCGTCCACCTCTACGGCCTGGCCGACCACCGGCCTTATTTTGACGAGCTTCTGGGACTGGGCGATTACAGCCTCCTCACCGGTACCGAGCTTCATGAACCCGGCCAGCGTGGCCACGTCTCCGCCGTCCTCTTCCGGGGCGGATACAACCAGCGCCAGGAGTATAACAAGATCCACCTCGTGGCCTTTGGCGAATACCTGCCCCTGCGCAACATCCCGCCCTTTTCCTTCCTCAAAGGCGTCCTTCCGGGCGACTTCGATCCCGGCACAAAAGCCGAACCCTTCCTCCTCGAAAAACCCCAGGTCCAGCTCATCCCTCTGATCTGTTTTGAAGACACCGTCGGCCGCATGGCGCGCCGCTTTGTCCGGCCCGCGCCACAAATGCTGGTCAACATCACCAACGACGGCTGGTTCCTGCAGAGCGTCGAAACCGAAGTCCATCTGGCCAATGCCAAATTCCGCTCCATCGAGCTGCGCCGTCCCATGGTCCGCGCGGCCAATACCGGCATCACCTGTTTCATTGACACCTATGGCCAGGTGACTTCCCACCTCCATGATCCCGTCACCGGCAATACCTTCATCGAAGGCTGCCTGCCTGGAGAAGTGCAGGTTTCCAAGGCTGGAATCCTGACCTTTTATGCCCGATACGGCGATGTCTTTTGCATCGCTATGCTGGCATTAACCGGCGTCTTCATGGCGCTGCAATTTCGCCGCAAAAAGGCCGCAGTCTAA